A genomic segment from Candidatus Margulisiibacteriota bacterium encodes:
- a CDS encoding valine--tRNA ligase → MEKSYNHENIEDKWYKEWEQKGYFAPAGTGRPLSMVIPPPNVTGALHMGHALNNTLQDILARFYRFKGRKVLWVPGTDHAGIATQNVVEKQLLKEGLSRQDLGREEFVKRVWKWKEQYGSTITGQLRKLGASVDWAHERFTMDEGCSRAVKENFVRLYKEGLIYRDIYIINWCPRCHTALSDIEVNHQNRTGSLWYIAYPVSDGGKNDKIVVATTRPETMFGDTAVAVNPDDKRYKKWIGKTLLLPLTDRKIRVIADDHVDPGFGTGAVKVTPAHDPNDFFMGKTHKLEQIIIMDNSARMNENVPEKYLGLDRYECREQVIKDLRAKGMLEKIEEHDNAVGECYRCQTVIEPIVSRQWFVNMERLVPKPIEVVEKKEIQLIPQRWEKLYFDWMKNIRPWCISRQIWWGHRIPVWYCEDCQKEIVSITEVKECPGCKSKKVWQDEDVLDTWFSSALWPFSVFGWPDMTTDLEQFYPTSILVTGYDIITFWVSRMITMGIYNMKKVPFYQVFIHGLVRDS, encoded by the coding sequence ATGGAAAAATCATATAATCACGAGAATATAGAAGACAAATGGTATAAGGAATGGGAGCAAAAAGGATATTTTGCTCCAGCAGGAACAGGAAGACCATTATCTATGGTCATTCCTCCGCCCAATGTAACCGGAGCATTACATATGGGACATGCCTTAAACAATACACTGCAGGATATTCTGGCCAGATTCTACAGGTTTAAAGGCAGGAAAGTATTATGGGTTCCCGGGACAGATCATGCAGGAATAGCTACTCAAAACGTGGTGGAAAAACAATTGCTGAAAGAGGGACTTTCCAGGCAGGATCTGGGCAGAGAGGAGTTTGTGAAAAGAGTCTGGAAATGGAAGGAACAGTATGGTAGTACAATAACGGGCCAGCTTCGTAAACTGGGTGCATCTGTTGACTGGGCTCACGAACGTTTCACCATGGACGAAGGCTGCAGCAGGGCTGTAAAAGAAAATTTTGTTCGTTTGTATAAAGAAGGTCTTATTTATCGGGACATATATATAATTAACTGGTGTCCAAGATGCCACACCGCTTTGTCAGATATAGAGGTTAACCATCAGAACCGCACAGGAAGCTTATGGTATATAGCATACCCTGTATCAGATGGTGGCAAAAACGACAAAATTGTAGTGGCCACAACCCGGCCCGAAACAATGTTCGGTGATACGGCTGTCGCAGTGAATCCTGATGATAAAAGATATAAAAAATGGATCGGTAAAACTCTTTTACTGCCTCTTACCGATAGAAAAATACGGGTTATCGCAGATGATCATGTAGATCCGGGTTTTGGGACCGGAGCGGTTAAGGTTACGCCCGCTCATGACCCCAATGATTTTTTTATGGGTAAAACTCATAAACTGGAACAAATCATTATTATGGATAACAGCGCGAGAATGAATGAAAACGTTCCTGAAAAATATCTGGGACTGGATAGATATGAGTGCCGCGAACAGGTAATAAAAGATTTGCGGGCTAAGGGAATGCTGGAAAAAATAGAAGAACATGACAACGCGGTTGGTGAGTGCTACAGATGCCAGACAGTAATTGAGCCTATAGTTTCCAGACAATGGTTTGTAAATATGGAAAGGCTAGTCCCAAAGCCAATTGAAGTTGTAGAAAAAAAGGAAATTCAACTAATTCCGCAGCGTTGGGAAAAATTATACTTTGACTGGATGAAAAATATCAGACCATGGTGCATATCCCGTCAGATATGGTGGGGGCACCGTATACCCGTATGGTATTGCGAGGACTGTCAAAAAGAAATTGTTTCAATAACAGAGGTTAAAGAATGCCCGGGTTGCAAAAGCAAGAAAGTATGGCAAGATGAGGATGTTCTGGATACCTGGTTTTCCTCGGCCCTCTGGCCTTTTTCTGTCTTTGGCTGGCCGGATATGACTACAGACCTGGAGCAGTTTTATCCCACCAGCATACTGGTTACGGGCTATGACATTATTACTTTCTGGGTTTCCCGCATGATTACCATGGGTATATACAACATGAAAAAGGTACCTTTTTATCAGGTTTTTATTCATGGACTGGTCAGAGATTCTCA
- a CDS encoding 8-amino-7-oxononanoate synthase has translation MTGNRFREELSVLKESYLYRRRKVISDIADFPYIGINNRKLLNFGSNNYLGLGREVTEFILEQIEKTGMVQQASPLITGYTMYHEQLENKLAELKQLPSALLFSSGFMANLGLITALVEEQDLLVIDKLCHASIMECTKYKSISFRVFPHRNYDYLRDILSKSKNKYRNIYLATDTLFSMEGDKANLELMLQIAGEYDAYLICDDAHATGVYGVCGAGLTVRSKINKYPKLIVTGSLSKALQSYGGYIVGQKEITDYLVNKCRPYIYNTALPLIHVLGATHVLDVLNKKNIQQKLWQNICCLAENLAWLKRPEYSPIIPVKIGDNEKVLALGKFLEDRGFYVPAIRYPTVPKKDALLRISVSAAHEKKQLISLADSLRLYFE, from the coding sequence ATGACCGGCAACCGATTCAGAGAGGAGCTCTCTGTATTAAAAGAATCATATTTATATCGCCGCAGAAAAGTAATTTCAGATATTGCTGATTTCCCTTACATAGGGATAAACAACAGGAAGCTTTTAAACTTCGGCAGCAATAATTATCTGGGACTGGGCAGGGAAGTAACAGAGTTCATCCTCGAACAAATAGAGAAAACAGGAATGGTCCAGCAGGCTTCTCCCTTAATAACCGGCTATACTATGTATCATGAACAACTGGAAAACAAGCTGGCAGAGCTTAAGCAGCTGCCGTCGGCACTGCTATTTTCCAGCGGATTCATGGCCAATCTCGGCCTTATTACTGCATTGGTTGAAGAACAGGATTTGCTGGTAATAGATAAGTTATGTCACGCCTCCATAATGGAATGTACAAAATATAAATCAATTTCTTTTCGGGTTTTTCCACATAGAAACTATGATTACTTAAGGGATATTTTAAGCAAAAGTAAAAATAAATACCGCAATATTTATCTGGCAACAGACACTCTTTTTTCCATGGAAGGTGATAAAGCAAATCTCGAACTAATGCTGCAGATCGCCGGTGAATATGATGCTTATCTCATATGTGATGATGCGCATGCTACGGGTGTTTATGGAGTTTGTGGTGCAGGATTAACTGTCCGAAGTAAAATTAACAAATATCCGAAATTAATTGTTACCGGTTCACTTTCCAAGGCTTTGCAATCTTACGGGGGGTATATAGTCGGACAAAAAGAGATAACAGACTATCTGGTAAACAAGTGCAGACCCTATATATATAATACTGCCTTGCCGTTAATTCATGTTCTTGGTGCCACACATGTGCTGGACGTTTTAAATAAAAAAAATATTCAGCAAAAATTGTGGCAAAATATTTGTTGTTTGGCAGAAAATCTGGCCTGGCTAAAAAGACCGGAGTATTCTCCGATAATACCTGTAAAAATAGGGGATAACGAAAAAGTCCTTGCTCTAGGCAAGTTTTTGGAAGACAGGGGTTTCTATGTGCCGGCCATACGGTACCCCACAGTGCCGAAAAAAGATGCGCTTTTAAGGATCTCTGTTTCCGCGGCCCATGAAAAAAAACAACTGATAAGCTTGGCTGATTCTTTACGTTTATATTTTGAATAA